A region of Mammaliicoccus sp. Dog046 DNA encodes the following proteins:
- the atpA gene encoding F0F1 ATP synthase subunit alpha encodes MAIKAEEISALLRSQIENYESEMSVTDVGTVIQVGDGIALAHGLNDVMAGELLEFHTGVLGLAQNLEENNVGIVILGPADGIKEGDEVKRTGRIMEVPVGEELIGRVVNPLGQPIDGLGPINTSKTRPVESPATGVMDRKSVDEPLQTGIKAIDALVPIGRGQRELIIGDRQTGKTTVAIDTILNQKDEDMICIYVAIGQKESTVRTAVETLRKHGALDYTIVVSASAAQPAPLLYIAPYAGVSMGEEFMFNGKHVLIVYDDLTKQAAAYRELSLLLRRPPGREAYPGDVFYLHSRLLERAAKLNDDLGGGSITALPFVETQAGDISAYVPTNVISITDGQIFLQSDLFFSGVRPAINAGLSVSRVGGSAQIKAMKKVAGTLRLDLASYRELESFAQFGSDLDPATKAKLERGKRTVEVLKQDQNKPLTVDRQVVILYALTKGHLDDIPVEDITRFEDEFFNWIDANASDLFKEIRETKQLPSDDKFVSAIDAFKKVFNKSHVE; translated from the coding sequence ATGGCCATTAAAGCTGAAGAAATCAGTGCTTTATTACGCTCTCAAATTGAAAACTATGAGTCAGAAATGTCAGTTACCGATGTTGGTACAGTAATCCAAGTCGGAGATGGTATTGCATTAGCTCATGGCTTAAACGACGTTATGGCAGGCGAACTATTAGAATTCCATACTGGCGTTTTAGGTTTAGCACAAAACTTAGAAGAAAATAATGTAGGTATCGTTATATTAGGACCTGCAGACGGAATTAAAGAAGGCGACGAAGTTAAACGTACGGGTCGTATCATGGAAGTACCTGTAGGAGAAGAGTTAATTGGACGTGTTGTTAATCCATTAGGTCAACCTATAGATGGACTTGGTCCAATAAACACTTCTAAAACACGCCCTGTAGAATCACCTGCGACAGGCGTAATGGATCGTAAATCAGTTGATGAACCATTACAAACAGGTATTAAAGCAATCGATGCTCTTGTACCAATCGGTCGTGGACAACGTGAGTTAATTATCGGAGATCGTCAAACAGGTAAAACAACAGTAGCAATCGATACAATTCTTAACCAAAAAGACGAAGACATGATTTGTATATATGTAGCTATCGGTCAAAAAGAATCTACAGTGCGTACAGCAGTAGAAACATTACGTAAACATGGCGCATTAGACTATACAATTGTTGTATCTGCATCAGCAGCACAACCAGCTCCTCTTTTATATATTGCACCATATGCAGGTGTAAGTATGGGTGAAGAGTTCATGTTTAATGGTAAACATGTATTGATCGTATATGATGATTTAACAAAACAAGCAGCAGCTTACCGTGAATTATCACTATTACTTCGTCGTCCGCCAGGTCGTGAAGCATACCCAGGTGATGTATTCTACTTACACAGTCGTTTATTAGAACGTGCTGCAAAATTAAATGACGATTTAGGTGGCGGTTCAATTACTGCACTACCATTTGTTGAAACTCAAGCAGGGGATATTTCTGCATATGTACCAACAAACGTTATTTCAATTACAGACGGACAAATATTCTTACAATCTGATTTATTCTTCTCAGGTGTAAGACCAGCAATCAACGCAGGTTTATCAGTATCTCGTGTTGGTGGTTCAGCTCAAATTAAAGCAATGAAAAAAGTTGCCGGTACATTACGTCTAGACTTAGCTTCATACCGTGAATTAGAGTCATTCGCTCAATTCGGTTCAGACTTAGACCCAGCAACTAAAGCAAAATTAGAGCGTGGTAAACGTACAGTTGAAGTATTAAAACAAGATCAAAACAAACCATTAACTGTAGATCGTCAAGTAGTTATCTTATATGCATTAACAAAAGGTCACTTAGATGATATTCCAGTTGAAGATATAACACGATTTGAAGATGAATTCTTTAATTGGATCGATGCAAACGCTAGTGATTTATTTAAAGAAATCCGTGAAACAAAACAATTACCATCTGATGATAAATTTGTTTCAGCAATCGATGCATTTAAAAAAGTATTTAATAAATCTCACGTAGAGTAA
- the atpG gene encoding ATP synthase F1 subunit gamma produces MASLREIKGRITSTQKTSQITKAMNMVSNSKLRKAEENTKAFKPYMDKIQDAVTAIASKSTDVSHPMLKERTVKRSGYLVITCDKGLAGPYSANVLKNVVNDIKEKHNNNPDEYAIIVVGRVGRDFLKARGYNIVEAYVGLPDQPTFKNVQSLTEKAVDLFSDEFYDELTVYYSHFVSVLEQKVKSKKILPLSDEDTGKGSGMMAGYEFEPDKETILKVILPQYTISLIYGALLDAKASEHASRMTAMKNATDNASELIDDLSLQYNRARQAAITQQITEIVGGAAALE; encoded by the coding sequence GTGGCTTCACTAAGAGAAATTAAAGGAAGAATCACATCAACGCAAAAAACGAGTCAAATCACTAAAGCGATGAACATGGTATCAAATTCTAAATTGCGTAAAGCAGAAGAGAATACGAAAGCATTTAAACCGTATATGGATAAGATTCAAGATGCAGTAACTGCAATTGCGTCAAAGAGTACAGATGTATCACATCCAATGCTTAAGGAAAGAACTGTTAAACGTTCTGGTTATTTAGTTATTACTTGTGACAAAGGATTAGCTGGACCATACAGTGCTAATGTTTTGAAAAACGTAGTAAATGACATTAAAGAAAAACATAACAACAATCCTGACGAATATGCGATTATTGTTGTTGGACGTGTAGGTAGAGATTTCCTTAAAGCAAGAGGATATAACATAGTAGAAGCATATGTTGGCTTGCCAGATCAACCAACATTTAAAAATGTTCAATCATTAACTGAAAAAGCAGTAGACTTATTCAGCGATGAATTTTACGATGAATTAACTGTATATTACAGTCATTTCGTAAGCGTACTTGAACAAAAAGTTAAATCAAAAAAAATCTTGCCTTTATCTGATGAAGACACTGGTAAAGGATCAGGAATGATGGCTGGTTATGAATTTGAGCCTGATAAAGAAACAATATTAAAAGTTATCTTACCGCAATATACAATTAGTTTAATTTATGGTGCATTATTAGATGCTAAAGCGAGTGAACATGCATCAAGAATGACGGCTATGAAGAATGCTACAGATAACGCTTCTGAATTAATTGATGATTTATCATTACAATATAATAGAGCGCGACAAGCTGCAATTACTCAGCAAATTACTGAGATTGTTGGCGGAGCGGCTGCACTCGAATAA
- the atpD gene encoding F0F1 ATP synthase subunit beta — MGLGRVTQITGPVIDVRFPHGELPELNNALTVKVNRPDGTSFDLALEVAIHLGDDVVRSIAMASTDGVQRGQEVTDTGRPISVPVGDATLGRVFNVLGEKIDLGEEIDESVRRDPIHRIAPKFEELSTKVEILETGIKVVDLLAPYIKGGKIGLFGGAGVGKTVLIQELINNIAQEHGGISVFAGVGERTREGNDLYYEMSDSGVIKKTAMVFGQMNEPPGARARVALSGLTMAEYFRDEQGQDVLLFIDNIFRFTQAGSEVSALLGRMPSAVGYQPTLATEMGQLQERITSTNKGSVTSIQAVFVPADDYTDPAPATAFAHLDATTNLERKLTEMGIYPAVDPLASTSRALTPEIVGDEHYDVARRVQQTLQKYRELQDIIAILGMDELSDEDKKTVERARRIQFFLSQNFHVAEQFTGQKGSYVPVSQTVQDFKAILDGQYDHIPEDAFRLVGGIEAVLENAKNMGVEV; from the coding sequence ATGGGATTAGGCCGAGTAACGCAAATTACAGGGCCAGTTATTGACGTGCGCTTTCCACATGGTGAATTACCAGAACTTAATAATGCTTTAACAGTTAAAGTTAACCGTCCAGACGGTACAAGCTTTGATTTAGCATTAGAAGTTGCAATACACCTTGGTGATGATGTTGTACGTTCAATCGCAATGGCGTCAACTGACGGTGTTCAACGTGGACAAGAAGTTACGGATACAGGCAGACCAATTTCTGTACCTGTTGGAGATGCTACATTAGGACGCGTTTTCAATGTATTAGGTGAAAAAATTGACTTAGGTGAAGAAATTGATGAAAGTGTCCGTCGTGACCCAATTCATCGTATCGCACCTAAATTTGAAGAATTATCTACTAAAGTAGAAATTCTTGAGACAGGTATTAAAGTAGTAGACCTATTAGCACCTTATATTAAAGGTGGTAAAATCGGACTATTCGGTGGTGCCGGTGTTGGTAAAACTGTACTTATCCAAGAATTAATTAATAACATTGCACAAGAGCATGGTGGTATATCAGTATTCGCAGGTGTAGGTGAACGTACACGTGAAGGTAATGATTTATACTATGAAATGAGTGACTCAGGTGTAATTAAGAAAACAGCAATGGTATTTGGTCAAATGAACGAGCCACCTGGTGCACGTGCTAGAGTTGCATTATCTGGTTTAACAATGGCTGAATATTTCCGTGATGAACAAGGTCAAGATGTATTACTATTCATTGACAACATTTTCAGATTTACGCAAGCAGGTTCTGAGGTATCAGCGTTATTAGGACGTATGCCTTCTGCCGTTGGTTACCAACCAACACTTGCAACAGAAATGGGACAATTACAAGAACGTATTACATCTACAAATAAAGGATCTGTTACATCAATTCAAGCAGTATTCGTACCAGCCGATGACTATACTGACCCAGCGCCAGCTACAGCATTTGCTCACTTAGATGCAACTACAAACTTAGAACGTAAATTAACTGAAATGGGTATTTACCCAGCTGTTGACCCATTAGCTTCTACATCTCGTGCTTTAACACCAGAAATTGTTGGAGATGAGCACTATGATGTAGCAAGAAGAGTTCAACAAACGTTACAAAAATATCGTGAATTACAAGATATAATTGCAATTCTTGGTATGGATGAATTATCAGACGAAGATAAAAAGACTGTTGAACGTGCACGTCGTATCCAGTTCTTCTTATCTCAAAACTTCCACGTAGCAGAACAATTTACTGGTCAAAAAGGTTCATACGTACCAGTAAGCCAAACTGTACAAGACTTTAAAGCAATACTAGATGGACAATATGACCATATCCCAGAAGATGCTTTCCGTTTAGTCGGTGGTATTGAAGCAGTTCTTGAAAATGCTAAAAACATGGGTGTAGAGGTCTAA
- a CDS encoding F0F1 ATP synthase subunit epsilon, which produces MNTFTLDVVTPNGSVYSAKEVELVVLHTETGEMGVMAGHIPTVAALKTGYIKVNKTSGTEYLAVSEGFVEVRTKKVTVLVQAAETAEEIDKDRAINSKERAEERLNNNGDDVDFKRAERALHRAINRIEVAKFR; this is translated from the coding sequence ATGAATACATTTACCTTAGATGTTGTCACTCCTAATGGATCTGTTTACTCAGCAAAAGAAGTAGAACTTGTTGTTTTACATACAGAAACTGGTGAAATGGGTGTAATGGCTGGTCATATTCCAACTGTTGCAGCTTTAAAAACTGGATATATTAAAGTAAACAAAACAAGTGGTACAGAGTATTTAGCTGTTTCCGAAGGGTTTGTTGAAGTTAGAACCAAGAAAGTTACAGTTCTAGTTCAAGCGGCAGAAACTGCTGAAGAAATAGACAAAGACCGTGCGATTAATTCTAAAGAACGAGCAGAAGAGCGATTGAATAACAATGGTGATGATGTTGACTTTAAGCGTGCTGAACGTGCGTTGCATCGTGCGATTAATCGAATTGAAGTGGCTAAATTTAGATAA
- a CDS encoding DUF1146 family protein: protein MEYYGQLGVIGLFLHVVCVYLAFWALQGIRLENIFKKNHVAQAQAFIIILAIILGTGVSRFILDILQYSLQLKLLF, encoded by the coding sequence ATGGAATATTACGGACAATTAGGCGTTATAGGGCTCTTTTTGCATGTAGTTTGTGTATATTTAGCATTTTGGGCACTACAAGGCATTCGTTTAGAAAATATTTTTAAGAAAAATCATGTTGCACAAGCTCAGGCATTTATAATTATACTTGCAATAATTTTAGGAACAGGTGTGAGTCGTTTTATTTTGGATATTCTTCAATATTCGCTACAATTAAAATTGCTTTTCTAA
- the murA gene encoding UDP-N-acetylglucosamine 1-carboxyvinyltransferase — MDKIVVKGGATLNGTVVVEGAKNAVLPILTATLLPNNGQSTLTNVPKLSDVDTINTVLTHLNAEIEYDADQNTVKVDASKTLKIEAPYEYVSKMRASILVMGPLLAREGHARVALPGGCAIGSRPIEQHLKGFEALGAEIELHNGYIEATTPNGLKGSKIYLDFPSVGATQNIMMAAVLAEGKTEIQNVAREPEIVDLANYLNEMGAQVHGAGTDTVRITGVKELHGAEHSIIPDRIEAGTFMIASAITRGNVNVIGAIREHMSSLVSKLEEAGVQITDIEDGLNIQVPGELKPIDVKTMPHPGFPTDMQSQIMALLLTANGTSKVTETVFENRFMHVEEFKRMNADIFINGRSAMITGNSSLQGADVKATDLRAGASLILAGLVSDGYTNVTELKHLDRGYVDFHGKLKALGADIERINDNGKLNDKARV, encoded by the coding sequence ATGGATAAAATCGTCGTAAAAGGCGGAGCAACGCTTAATGGCACAGTCGTCGTTGAAGGGGCAAAGAACGCGGTACTACCAATATTAACAGCTACACTCTTACCGAATAATGGACAAAGTACGTTAACTAACGTACCAAAATTGAGTGACGTAGATACTATAAATACAGTTTTAACACATTTAAATGCTGAAATTGAATACGATGCAGATCAAAATACTGTTAAAGTGGATGCATCAAAAACATTGAAAATAGAAGCACCTTATGAATATGTGAGTAAAATGAGAGCCAGCATATTAGTAATGGGTCCTCTATTAGCAAGAGAAGGTCATGCTCGCGTAGCATTACCTGGCGGATGTGCAATAGGTTCACGTCCAATTGAGCAACATTTAAAAGGTTTTGAAGCTCTTGGTGCTGAAATAGAATTGCATAATGGATATATTGAAGCAACAACACCAAATGGTCTAAAAGGAAGCAAGATTTATTTAGACTTCCCAAGTGTTGGTGCTACACAAAATATCATGATGGCAGCAGTATTAGCAGAAGGCAAAACTGAAATTCAAAATGTAGCTAGAGAACCTGAAATTGTAGATTTAGCTAATTATTTAAATGAAATGGGCGCACAAGTACACGGTGCTGGTACAGATACAGTAAGAATTACTGGTGTTAAAGAATTACACGGTGCAGAACATTCAATTATACCTGATAGAATTGAAGCAGGTACATTTATGATTGCTAGTGCGATCACTAGAGGGAATGTTAATGTGATTGGTGCAATTAGAGAACACATGAGTAGTTTAGTGTCTAAGTTAGAAGAAGCTGGCGTACAAATTACTGACATTGAAGATGGTTTAAACATTCAAGTTCCAGGTGAACTTAAACCGATAGATGTTAAAACAATGCCACATCCAGGCTTCCCTACAGACATGCAATCTCAAATCATGGCATTATTACTAACTGCTAATGGTACTAGTAAAGTAACAGAAACAGTATTTGAAAATAGATTTATGCACGTAGAAGAGTTTAAACGCATGAATGCAGATATCTTTATTAATGGTAGAAGTGCAATGATTACTGGAAACAGTTCATTACAAGGTGCAGATGTTAAAGCAACAGATTTAAGAGCGGGTGCATCATTAATACTTGCTGGACTTGTTTCTGATGGTTATACAAATGTTACTGAATTAAAACATTTAGATAGAGGTTATGTTGATTTTCATGGTAAACTAAAAGCATTAGGTGCGGATATAGAACGCATAAATGATAATGGTAAGTTAAACGATAAAGCGAGGGTTTAG
- a CDS encoding DNA-directed RNA polymerase subunit beta, protein MSESQSTRSDNKERKSLYAKVKEKIQKNRVETVQGVEIEHRVIPLWIKFLILIVLMIILFIVGTMIGYGILQNPFGVFNPETWQHIFELTGGNS, encoded by the coding sequence ATGAGTGAATCACAATCAACAAGGTCAGACAATAAAGAGCGTAAGTCATTATATGCGAAAGTAAAAGAAAAAATTCAAAAAAATAGAGTAGAAACGGTTCAAGGTGTCGAAATTGAACATCGTGTTATTCCTTTATGGATTAAATTTCTCATTCTAATCGTTTTAATGATTATATTATTTATTGTTGGGACTATGATTGGTTATGGTATTCTTCAAAATCCATTTGGTGTATTTAATCCTGAAACATGGCAACACATCTTTGAATTAACTGGAGGCAATTCATAA
- the fabZ gene encoding 3-hydroxyacyl-ACP dehydratase FabZ gives METIYDFNEIKKIIPHRYPFLLLDRIVELEDGKRCVGIKQVAGNEPFFQGHFPDYAVMPGVLIVEALAQTGAVAMLRLEENEGKLAMFAGIDKCRFKKQVTPGDTLKLEVEITKIKGPIGKGTAKATVDGEIACSCEISFAIVDQ, from the coding sequence ATGGAAACAATATACGACTTTAACGAAATTAAAAAAATTATTCCACATCGTTACCCATTCTTACTACTTGATCGTATTGTAGAATTAGAAGACGGTAAACGTTGTGTAGGTATTAAGCAAGTAGCTGGGAATGAACCATTTTTCCAAGGGCATTTTCCTGATTATGCCGTTATGCCTGGTGTACTTATTGTAGAAGCTTTAGCACAAACTGGAGCTGTTGCAATGTTACGCTTAGAAGAAAATGAAGGTAAATTAGCAATGTTCGCTGGCATTGATAAATGTCGATTTAAAAAACAGGTAACACCTGGTGATACATTAAAATTAGAAGTAGAAATAACTAAAATTAAAGGTCCAATTGGCAAAGGAACTGCAAAAGCTACCGTTGATGGTGAAATAGCTTGTAGTTGTGAAATTAGTTTTGCAATTGTAGATCAATAA
- a CDS encoding YwpF-like family protein, which translates to MKTFKAVRFQIVNDEQITEYELLDGIIINKENSGTGWLLEILISDIHLDQMKTYYEQQTLLDTRVVITRPSNDPALFDATIKYIQELGTQISVVFECHIYTLRQVYAERLLEQLIDEGLSGDELKTSFNRLMQSKPKLKDEKSNI; encoded by the coding sequence ATGAAAACATTTAAAGCAGTCCGATTTCAAATTGTTAATGATGAACAAATTACTGAATATGAATTATTAGATGGAATAATAATTAATAAAGAAAATAGTGGTACTGGTTGGTTGTTAGAAATATTGATTTCTGATATTCATCTTGATCAAATGAAAACATATTATGAACAGCAAACTTTGCTAGACACACGTGTCGTTATCACTAGACCATCAAATGATCCAGCACTTTTTGATGCGACGATTAAATATATTCAAGAGCTTGGAACTCAAATATCAGTCGTTTTTGAATGTCATATTTATACTTTAAGACAAGTGTATGCTGAACGATTATTAGAACAATTAATTGATGAAGGATTATCCGGGGATGAATTAAAAACATCGTTTAATAGATTGATGCAATCTAAACCTAAACTTAAAGACGAAAAAAGTAATATTTAA
- a CDS encoding single-stranded DNA-binding protein yields MLNKSVLVGRLTKDPSFFKKGEMMISTFCLAVERGYKGKDGNMAVDFIVCKAFGKLAYNIHEYTRKGQLIALTGQIQTRAYMKEDKKQFITEIICETIKFLNMPASSKGSFPQSKEDIHELISESVESYSNDLSSQIHKEKQRAMHHVRESSQQSVSDEMYDKYSHAIKVINSESQGDNDARKVTTSSPDPPK; encoded by the coding sequence ATGTTAAATAAATCTGTTCTAGTAGGCCGATTAACGAAAGACCCATCATTTTTTAAAAAGGGTGAAATGATGATCTCAACATTTTGTTTAGCTGTTGAACGTGGTTACAAAGGTAAAGATGGAAATATGGCGGTAGACTTTATCGTATGTAAAGCGTTTGGAAAGCTAGCGTATAACATTCATGAATATACGAGGAAAGGGCAATTAATTGCATTAACTGGTCAAATTCAGACAAGGGCATATATGAAAGAAGATAAAAAGCAATTTATAACTGAAATTATTTGTGAAACCATTAAATTTTTAAATATGCCTGCATCTTCTAAAGGTTCTTTTCCTCAAAGTAAAGAAGATATACATGAATTAATAAGTGAAAGTGTTGAGAGTTATTCAAATGATTTATCTTCACAAATCCACAAAGAGAAACAGCGAGCGATGCATCATGTGCGTGAAAGTAGTCAACAAAGTGTGAGTGATGAAATGTATGATAAATATAGTCATGCGATAAAAGTTATCAATTCAGAGTCACAAGGTGATAACGATGCACGTAAAGTAACAACATCTTCCCCGGATCCTCCGAAATAG
- a CDS encoding LysM peptidoglycan-binding domain-containing protein, with protein MKKLLAVSTAAVAVTTGVTATADAASHTVKSGDTLHSISQQYGTTVSALKSENGLTSNLILPNQVIKINEAKEASQSTTEYTVVAGDTLSKIASKYDVTVSQLKAWNNLSSDLIIVGQKLSLQAPAQSAVPAQAPAAQQAPVQSNQASAQQTYQAPTQQQSYQAPAQSYKAPAQQSYQAPAQRVQTTQTSTASTGGSTKAQFLAAGGTEAMWNTIVLPESSGNPNAVNELGYRGLGQTKEAWGTGSVETQTKGMLNYAKQRYGSVDAAIAFRSQNNWW; from the coding sequence ATGAAAAAACTATTAGCAGTGTCAACGGCTGCTGTTGCAGTTACTACAGGGGTAACAGCTACAGCTGATGCAGCAAGTCATACAGTAAAATCAGGAGATACTTTACATAGTATTTCACAACAATATGGAACTACAGTTAGTGCACTTAAATCAGAAAATGGTTTAACTTCTAACTTAATCTTACCAAATCAAGTTATCAAGATTAACGAAGCAAAAGAAGCTTCACAATCTACTACAGAATATACTGTAGTTGCGGGAGATACTTTAAGTAAGATTGCATCTAAATATGATGTTACAGTTTCACAATTAAAAGCTTGGAATAATTTATCATCAGACTTGATTATTGTTGGTCAAAAATTATCATTACAAGCACCTGCGCAATCTGCAGTTCCTGCACAAGCGCCTGCTGCTCAACAAGCGCCGGTTCAATCTAACCAAGCGTCAGCACAACAAACTTATCAAGCACCAACACAACAACAAAGCTACCAAGCGCCAGCACAATCATATAAAGCGCCTGCTCAACAAAGTTACCAAGCACCAGCACAACGTGTTCAAACAACACAAACGTCAACAGCTAGTACTGGTGGATCTACTAAAGCTCAATTCTTAGCTGCAGGTGGTACTGAAGCTATGTGGAATACAATCGTATTACCAGAATCAAGCGGTAATCCAAACGCTGTAAATGAATTAGGTTACAGAGGTCTTGGTCAAACGAAAGAAGCATGGGGAACTGGTTCAGTAGAAACACAAACAAAAGGTATGCTTAACTACGCTAAACAACGTTATGGTTCAGTTGATGCAGCGATTGCATTCCGTTCTCAAAATAACTGGTGGTAA
- the tenA gene encoding thiaminase II: protein MLFTDRLKQKVQPIIEEIYKDDFIQGLIDGDISKEALKHYLKADSKYLNEFAKVYALLIPKINSKSELKFLLEQIEFASSGEVGAHQILADYIGESYQEIIKDGSWYPTADHYIKHMYYNAYAHDDVAYTVAAMAPCPYVYRKLAQMAIERNDFSEDHELKAWFEFYYKGMDELMDILDNWLNDFSQHNSEEAIAVVERNFLESTVHERNFFKMAHQIEDWEFEVNQYEEA, encoded by the coding sequence ATGCTTTTTACAGACAGATTAAAACAGAAAGTGCAACCGATCATTGAGGAAATTTATAAAGATGATTTTATACAAGGATTGATCGATGGTGATATTTCTAAAGAAGCGTTAAAACATTATTTAAAAGCAGATTCTAAATATTTAAATGAATTTGCAAAAGTATATGCGTTATTAATACCTAAAATAAATTCTAAATCAGAATTAAAATTTTTACTTGAACAGATTGAATTTGCTTCTTCAGGTGAAGTAGGGGCACATCAAATCCTTGCTGACTATATTGGAGAATCATATCAAGAAATTATAAAAGATGGATCATGGTATCCAACTGCGGATCATTATATTAAGCATATGTATTACAATGCTTACGCGCATGATGATGTCGCATATACAGTAGCAGCTATGGCACCATGTCCTTATGTATATAGAAAACTAGCACAAATGGCAATTGAACGTAATGACTTTTCAGAGGATCATGAATTAAAGGCGTGGTTTGAATTCTATTATAAGGGTATGGATGAACTCATGGACATTTTAGATAATTGGTTAAATGATTTTAGCCAACATAATAGTGAAGAAGCTATAGCTGTTGTGGAAAGAAATTTCTTAGAAAGTACAGTTCATGAACGTAATTTCTTTAAAATGGCACATCAAATTGAAGATTGGGAGTTTGAGGTGAATCAATATGAAGAAGCCTAA
- the thiD gene encoding bifunctional hydroxymethylpyrimidine kinase/phosphomethylpyrimidine kinase has protein sequence MKKPKIALTIAGTDPTGGAGIMADLKSFQASGVYGMAVPTSIVSQNTLGVQAVHHLTVDVIESQLKSVFDDEQPHAIKTGMIASEGMMNAIKPYIEASNKPYVIDPVMVAKSGDALMDEQGKNKLKEILLSLATVVTPNIPEAEEIVGFKIQTEEEIKKAGAFFLNEIGSKGVVIKGGHLEGDAIDYLFTNEGIKHWTSERFNTKHTHGTGCTFSAVITAELAKGHTIEEAVHTAKRFITLAIQHTPEIGKGQGPVNHFAYQKIEGLDYE, from the coding sequence ATGAAGAAGCCTAAAATTGCACTTACAATCGCTGGGACAGATCCAACAGGTGGTGCCGGAATAATGGCGGATTTAAAATCATTCCAAGCATCCGGTGTATATGGAATGGCCGTACCTACGAGTATTGTGTCTCAAAATACGCTTGGTGTTCAAGCTGTGCATCATTTAACAGTAGATGTTATTGAAAGTCAGTTAAAGAGTGTCTTCGATGATGAACAACCACATGCAATTAAGACAGGGATGATTGCTTCAGAAGGAATGATGAACGCTATCAAGCCATATATTGAAGCATCTAATAAACCTTACGTGATAGATCCTGTGATGGTTGCGAAAAGTGGAGATGCATTAATGGATGAGCAAGGTAAAAATAAACTTAAAGAAATACTTCTGAGTTTAGCGACAGTGGTTACACCTAATATTCCAGAAGCAGAAGAAATTGTTGGTTTTAAAATACAAACTGAAGAAGAAATAAAAAAAGCAGGCGCTTTCTTTTTAAATGAAATTGGTTCAAAAGGCGTTGTGATCAAAGGTGGTCATCTTGAAGGAGATGCCATCGATTATTTATTTACTAATGAAGGTATTAAGCATTGGACGAGTGAAAGATTCAATACTAAGCATACACATGGTACAGGCTGTACATTTAGCGCGGTGATAACAGCAGAATTGGCTAAAGGACATACGATTGAAGAAGCGGTGCATACTGCTAAGCGATTTATCACTTTAGCGATTCAGCATACACCTGAAATTGGTAAAGGACAAGGTCCTGTAAATCATTTTGCTTACCAAAAAATTGAGGGGTTAGATTATGAGTAA